In Alosa sapidissima isolate fAloSap1 chromosome 4, fAloSap1.pri, whole genome shotgun sequence, the following are encoded in one genomic region:
- the LOC121707133 gene encoding uncharacterized protein LOC121707133 isoform X3 — MAMNGRDSQGDHRSMECDVPGSNPPTGPPKSAAVGPSNQGTDIHHEQQSQMQQDLSSQADGEAAPHREQQAPLTQGNSSHPSTYRETTSSVPKKFTEPPGMTTNTLEQIPRAQEQYGQMSQQSPFGQGSQDQDEMKPSEDLMQQSPPQDVAAVLVQIKCKLKERSQKWQMSLQKALQTFCSKLPGNVEICRLHILDTISEPFSAKIIVNSSSACEMLLTEKTVTLKLKDINEEATVNFKTEVPVDEPIDEPFPVPAADKYMEKAQEIPITVSAVVDVKKYDPHLANELLRKFRQHITQDSILTVSGTFEKVEEFYKEFRQVVGQPITSNTHTVSEHTNPDQMETSREISSETLRVPLYQYWYLNHMHRKEIESIEEKHGVTITADVCVSVEETTGANSKSVTNASQEFQEMFLKCAADIVSVPVPSVVDLVKEIQSLDDKLMLNTSAQNGKLVGPRNHVAIAQRELNLMDYKDDPRSKRSESARQDTAQNMNLRERWDAPKVIEMNIKDPLLSKGLHITNGCLELMKKAFKKQIKDIENKFGVDFQEKKTDEDVTITAQTRGNQIVNLEMNALRALMSLYQKAFTTTMYCPLQNASHNQTEMVKKHLSDIREQNSSLVVADGLPSGVWMMIGLPDHLRFAVSEIEKRLPGPVFDEKHKDMIGYERGIEFLRPYVDGLAWEAVKGNEEMEWEHGAAGGEGVYEKMGEQGGAGWKANRGFEGGAEGYGSSVYGATSTGLYGEEERKLGSPGRKAANGYEGQEQRETGSREGPNGNHKGLSGGKDGSGPSEDETCPICMDEFTDKEKLSCGHAFCKDCLRQSVESMGASCPVCKKVFGKIVGDQPNGTMTHYTQSLSLPGFKRCGSIVINYQIPSGIQSNKHPKPGKPFQGTHRTAYLPDNREGREVLALLKKAFDQRLIFTVGTSRTSGTDDCVTWNDVHHKTNIHGGAQSFGYPDDDYLKRVRDELKAKGIE, encoded by the exons CAACAGGCCCCCTTGACCCAAGGAAATTCCAGTCATCCTTCCACATATAGAGAAACAACAAGTTCAGTCCCAAAGAAATTCACTGAG CCTCCAGGAATGACAACAAATACCCTGGAACAAATACCAAGAGCACAAGAACAGTATGGCCAGATGTCACAACAGAGTCCCTTTGGCCAAGGTTCCCAAGATCAGGATGAAATG AAACCATCAGAGGATCTGATGCAGCAGTCTCCCCCCCAAGATGTTGCAGCGGTCCTTGTGCAAATAAAATGCAAACTAAAAGAACGGTCACAAAAATGGCAAATGAGTTTACAGAAGGCCCTCCAGACATTTTGCAGTAAACTTCCTGGGAATGTTGAGATTTGCCGCCTACACATTTTGGACACCATTTCAGAACCATTTTCAGCAAAGATTATCGTAAACTCTTCATCAG CCTGTGAAATGCTGTTAACCGAAAAGACAGTAACACTAAAGCTAAAGGACATAAATGAAGAAGCTACGGTGAACTTCAAAACTGAAGTACCAGTAGATGAGCCAATAGATGAGCCTTTTCCAGTGCCAGCCGCGGATAAATATATGGAAAAAGCACAAGAG ATCCCAATAACAGTGAGTGCGGTTGTGGATGTCAAGAAGTATGACCCTCATCTTGCTAATGAACTCCTGAGGAAATTCAGACAACACATTACACAGGATAGTATTCTCACTGTGAGCGGGACCTTTGAAAAGGTGGAAGAATTTTACAAGGAATTCCGTCAAGTTGTTGGACAGCCAATAACAAGTAATACCCACACTGTGTCTGAACACACCAACCCCGACCAGATGGAGACCAGTAGAGAGATTAGTAGCGAGACTTTGAGGGTGCCACTGTATCAGTATTGGTACTTGAATCACATGCACAGGAAGGAAATAGAAAGTATTGAAGAGAAACATGGAGTGACGATCacagctgatgtgtgtgtttcagttgaAGAGACTACTGGAGCCAACAGCAAGTCAGTCACAAATGCCTCTCAGGAATTTCAAGAAATGTTCCTGAAATGCGCTGCTGATATTGTTAGTGTCCCAGTACCAAGTGTGGTTGATTTGGTAAAGGAGATTCAGAGCTTGGATGACAAACTCATGCTTAATACCTCTGCCCAGAACGGGAAACTAGTAGGGCCACGTAATCATGTAGCCATAGCACAGAGAGAGTTGAATCTGATGGATTACAAGGATGATCCAAGATCAAAGAGATCTGAGAGTGCACGGCAGGACACAGCTCAAAACATGAATCTCCGTGAGAGATGGGATGCACCCAAAGTAATTGAGATGAACATCAAGGACCCTCTATTATCCAAAGGGCTGCACATTACGAATGGCTGTTTGGAGCTCATGAAGAAAGCTTTCAAGAAGCAAATTAAAGATATTGAGAATAAATTTGGTGTTGACTTCCAGGAAAAGAAGACCGATGAAGATGTAACTATCACAGCTCAGACCAGGGGGAATCAAATAGTCAATCTGGAAATGAATGCCCTCAGGGCACTGATGTCTCTTTATCAAAAAGCGTTCACGACAACTATGTACTGTCCTTTGCAAAACGCATCTCACAACCAAACAGAGATGGTAAAGAAGCATCTCAGCGACATCCGGGAACAAAATTCATCTCTTGTTGTTGCAGATGGATTACCGAGTGGAGTCTGGATGATGATTGGCCTTCCAGATCATCTACGTTTTGCAGTAAGTGAAATCGAGAAGAGGCTACCTGGACCTGTCTTTGATGAAAAACACAAGGACATGATTGGATATGAGCGAGGTATCGAGTTTTTGAGACCGTATGTTGATGGCCTAGCATGGGAAGCTGTGAAAGGGAATGAAGAAATGGAGTGGGAACATGGAGCAGCAGGTGGGGAAGGAGTTTATGAGAAAATGGGAGAGCAAGGAGGAGCAGGATGGAAAGCAAATAGGGGATTTGAGGGTGGTGCAGAAGGATATGGATCATCAGTGTATGGAGCAACCAGTACTGGTCTATATGGAGAAGAGGAACGAAAACTAGGATCACCTGGGCGGAAGGCAGCAAATGGATATGAAGGACAAGAACAGAGGGAGACAGGTTCAAGAGAAGGACCAAATGGTAATCACAAAGGACTATCTGGAGGAAAAGATGGAAGTGGACCCTCAGAGGACGAGACCTGCCCTATCTGTATGGACGAGTTTACCGACAAAGAGAAGCTGTCGTGTGGCCATGCTTTCTGTAAGGACTGCCTTAGACAGTCAGTGGAAAGCATGGGTGCCAGCTGCCCGGTGTGTAAGAAGGTGTTTGGAAAGATTGTGGGAGACCAGCCAAATGGAACGATGACACACTATACACAGAGTCTATCCCTTCCTGGGTTTAAACGATGTGGCAGCATAGTCATTAACTATCAAATTCCCAGTGGCATTCAGTCG AACAAACATCCCAAGCCAGGTAAACCATTCCAAGGTACACATAGAACAGCTTACTTGCCAGACAacagggaagggagggaggtaCTGGCACTCCTGAAGAAGGCCTTTGACCAGAGGTTGATATTTACAGTGGGCACCTCACGCACCAGTGGCACGGATGACTGTGTGACCTGGAACGACGTCCATCATAAAACCAACATCCATGGAGGAGCACAAAG TTTTGGCTACCCGGATGATGACTACCTGAAGAGAGTGCGAGATGAACTCAAAGCCAAAGGCATCGAGTGA
- the LOC121707133 gene encoding uncharacterized protein LOC121707133 isoform X1, giving the protein MAMNGRDSQGDHRSMECDVPGSNPPTGPPKSAAVGPSNQGTDIHHEQQSQMQQDLSSQADGEAAPHRELFPTTGSSSGVVDPAVTQAHNHSDTPQSSTISEQQAPLTQGNSSHPSTYRETTSSVPKKFTEPPGMTTNTLEQIPRAQEQYGQMSQQSPFGQGSQDQDEMKPSEDLMQQSPPQDVAAVLVQIKCKLKERSQKWQMSLQKALQTFCSKLPGNVEICRLHILDTISEPFSAKIIVNSSSACEMLLTEKTVTLKLKDINEEATVNFKTEVPVDEPIDEPFPVPAADKYMEKAQEIPITVSAVVDVKKYDPHLANELLRKFRQHITQDSILTVSGTFEKVEEFYKEFRQVVGQPITSNTHTVSEHTNPDQMETSREISSETLRVPLYQYWYLNHMHRKEIESIEEKHGVTITADVCVSVEETTGANSKSVTNASQEFQEMFLKCAADIVSVPVPSVVDLVKEIQSLDDKLMLNTSAQNGKLVGPRNHVAIAQRELNLMDYKDDPRSKRSESARQDTAQNMNLRERWDAPKVIEMNIKDPLLSKGLHITNGCLELMKKAFKKQIKDIENKFGVDFQEKKTDEDVTITAQTRGNQIVNLEMNALRALMSLYQKAFTTTMYCPLQNASHNQTEMVKKHLSDIREQNSSLVVADGLPSGVWMMIGLPDHLRFAVSEIEKRLPGPVFDEKHKDMIGYERGIEFLRPYVDGLAWEAVKGNEEMEWEHGAAGGEGVYEKMGEQGGAGWKANRGFEGGAEGYGSSVYGATSTGLYGEEERKLGSPGRKAANGYEGQEQRETGSREGPNGNHKGLSGGKDGSGPSEDETCPICMDEFTDKEKLSCGHAFCKDCLRQSVESMGASCPVCKKVFGKIVGDQPNGTMTHYTQSLSLPGFKRCGSIVINYQIPSGIQSNKHPKPGKPFQGTHRTAYLPDNREGREVLALLKKAFDQRLIFTVGTSRTSGTDDCVTWNDVHHKTNIHGGAQSFGYPDDDYLKRVRDELKAKGIE; this is encoded by the exons CAACAGGCCCCCTTGACCCAAGGAAATTCCAGTCATCCTTCCACATATAGAGAAACAACAAGTTCAGTCCCAAAGAAATTCACTGAG CCTCCAGGAATGACAACAAATACCCTGGAACAAATACCAAGAGCACAAGAACAGTATGGCCAGATGTCACAACAGAGTCCCTTTGGCCAAGGTTCCCAAGATCAGGATGAAATG AAACCATCAGAGGATCTGATGCAGCAGTCTCCCCCCCAAGATGTTGCAGCGGTCCTTGTGCAAATAAAATGCAAACTAAAAGAACGGTCACAAAAATGGCAAATGAGTTTACAGAAGGCCCTCCAGACATTTTGCAGTAAACTTCCTGGGAATGTTGAGATTTGCCGCCTACACATTTTGGACACCATTTCAGAACCATTTTCAGCAAAGATTATCGTAAACTCTTCATCAG CCTGTGAAATGCTGTTAACCGAAAAGACAGTAACACTAAAGCTAAAGGACATAAATGAAGAAGCTACGGTGAACTTCAAAACTGAAGTACCAGTAGATGAGCCAATAGATGAGCCTTTTCCAGTGCCAGCCGCGGATAAATATATGGAAAAAGCACAAGAG ATCCCAATAACAGTGAGTGCGGTTGTGGATGTCAAGAAGTATGACCCTCATCTTGCTAATGAACTCCTGAGGAAATTCAGACAACACATTACACAGGATAGTATTCTCACTGTGAGCGGGACCTTTGAAAAGGTGGAAGAATTTTACAAGGAATTCCGTCAAGTTGTTGGACAGCCAATAACAAGTAATACCCACACTGTGTCTGAACACACCAACCCCGACCAGATGGAGACCAGTAGAGAGATTAGTAGCGAGACTTTGAGGGTGCCACTGTATCAGTATTGGTACTTGAATCACATGCACAGGAAGGAAATAGAAAGTATTGAAGAGAAACATGGAGTGACGATCacagctgatgtgtgtgtttcagttgaAGAGACTACTGGAGCCAACAGCAAGTCAGTCACAAATGCCTCTCAGGAATTTCAAGAAATGTTCCTGAAATGCGCTGCTGATATTGTTAGTGTCCCAGTACCAAGTGTGGTTGATTTGGTAAAGGAGATTCAGAGCTTGGATGACAAACTCATGCTTAATACCTCTGCCCAGAACGGGAAACTAGTAGGGCCACGTAATCATGTAGCCATAGCACAGAGAGAGTTGAATCTGATGGATTACAAGGATGATCCAAGATCAAAGAGATCTGAGAGTGCACGGCAGGACACAGCTCAAAACATGAATCTCCGTGAGAGATGGGATGCACCCAAAGTAATTGAGATGAACATCAAGGACCCTCTATTATCCAAAGGGCTGCACATTACGAATGGCTGTTTGGAGCTCATGAAGAAAGCTTTCAAGAAGCAAATTAAAGATATTGAGAATAAATTTGGTGTTGACTTCCAGGAAAAGAAGACCGATGAAGATGTAACTATCACAGCTCAGACCAGGGGGAATCAAATAGTCAATCTGGAAATGAATGCCCTCAGGGCACTGATGTCTCTTTATCAAAAAGCGTTCACGACAACTATGTACTGTCCTTTGCAAAACGCATCTCACAACCAAACAGAGATGGTAAAGAAGCATCTCAGCGACATCCGGGAACAAAATTCATCTCTTGTTGTTGCAGATGGATTACCGAGTGGAGTCTGGATGATGATTGGCCTTCCAGATCATCTACGTTTTGCAGTAAGTGAAATCGAGAAGAGGCTACCTGGACCTGTCTTTGATGAAAAACACAAGGACATGATTGGATATGAGCGAGGTATCGAGTTTTTGAGACCGTATGTTGATGGCCTAGCATGGGAAGCTGTGAAAGGGAATGAAGAAATGGAGTGGGAACATGGAGCAGCAGGTGGGGAAGGAGTTTATGAGAAAATGGGAGAGCAAGGAGGAGCAGGATGGAAAGCAAATAGGGGATTTGAGGGTGGTGCAGAAGGATATGGATCATCAGTGTATGGAGCAACCAGTACTGGTCTATATGGAGAAGAGGAACGAAAACTAGGATCACCTGGGCGGAAGGCAGCAAATGGATATGAAGGACAAGAACAGAGGGAGACAGGTTCAAGAGAAGGACCAAATGGTAATCACAAAGGACTATCTGGAGGAAAAGATGGAAGTGGACCCTCAGAGGACGAGACCTGCCCTATCTGTATGGACGAGTTTACCGACAAAGAGAAGCTGTCGTGTGGCCATGCTTTCTGTAAGGACTGCCTTAGACAGTCAGTGGAAAGCATGGGTGCCAGCTGCCCGGTGTGTAAGAAGGTGTTTGGAAAGATTGTGGGAGACCAGCCAAATGGAACGATGACACACTATACACAGAGTCTATCCCTTCCTGGGTTTAAACGATGTGGCAGCATAGTCATTAACTATCAAATTCCCAGTGGCATTCAGTCG AACAAACATCCCAAGCCAGGTAAACCATTCCAAGGTACACATAGAACAGCTTACTTGCCAGACAacagggaagggagggaggtaCTGGCACTCCTGAAGAAGGCCTTTGACCAGAGGTTGATATTTACAGTGGGCACCTCACGCACCAGTGGCACGGATGACTGTGTGACCTGGAACGACGTCCATCATAAAACCAACATCCATGGAGGAGCACAAAG TTTTGGCTACCCGGATGATGACTACCTGAAGAGAGTGCGAGATGAACTCAAAGCCAAAGGCATCGAGTGA
- the LOC121707133 gene encoding uncharacterized protein LOC121707133 isoform X4 → MAMNGRDSQGDHRSMECDVPGSNPPTGPPKSAAVGPSNQGTDIHHEQQSQMQQDLSSQADGEAAPHREQQAPLTQGNSSHPSTYRETTSSVPKKFTEKPSEDLMQQSPPQDVAAVLVQIKCKLKERSQKWQMSLQKALQTFCSKLPGNVEICRLHILDTISEPFSAKIIVNSSSACEMLLTEKTVTLKLKDINEEATVNFKTEVPVDEPIDEPFPVPAADKYMEKAQEIPITVSAVVDVKKYDPHLANELLRKFRQHITQDSILTVSGTFEKVEEFYKEFRQVVGQPITSNTHTVSEHTNPDQMETSREISSETLRVPLYQYWYLNHMHRKEIESIEEKHGVTITADVCVSVEETTGANSKSVTNASQEFQEMFLKCAADIVSVPVPSVVDLVKEIQSLDDKLMLNTSAQNGKLVGPRNHVAIAQRELNLMDYKDDPRSKRSESARQDTAQNMNLRERWDAPKVIEMNIKDPLLSKGLHITNGCLELMKKAFKKQIKDIENKFGVDFQEKKTDEDVTITAQTRGNQIVNLEMNALRALMSLYQKAFTTTMYCPLQNASHNQTEMVKKHLSDIREQNSSLVVADGLPSGVWMMIGLPDHLRFAVSEIEKRLPGPVFDEKHKDMIGYERGIEFLRPYVDGLAWEAVKGNEEMEWEHGAAGGEGVYEKMGEQGGAGWKANRGFEGGAEGYGSSVYGATSTGLYGEEERKLGSPGRKAANGYEGQEQRETGSREGPNGNHKGLSGGKDGSGPSEDETCPICMDEFTDKEKLSCGHAFCKDCLRQSVESMGASCPVCKKVFGKIVGDQPNGTMTHYTQSLSLPGFKRCGSIVINYQIPSGIQSNKHPKPGKPFQGTHRTAYLPDNREGREVLALLKKAFDQRLIFTVGTSRTSGTDDCVTWNDVHHKTNIHGGAQSFGYPDDDYLKRVRDELKAKGIE, encoded by the exons CAACAGGCCCCCTTGACCCAAGGAAATTCCAGTCATCCTTCCACATATAGAGAAACAACAAGTTCAGTCCCAAAGAAATTCACTGAG AAACCATCAGAGGATCTGATGCAGCAGTCTCCCCCCCAAGATGTTGCAGCGGTCCTTGTGCAAATAAAATGCAAACTAAAAGAACGGTCACAAAAATGGCAAATGAGTTTACAGAAGGCCCTCCAGACATTTTGCAGTAAACTTCCTGGGAATGTTGAGATTTGCCGCCTACACATTTTGGACACCATTTCAGAACCATTTTCAGCAAAGATTATCGTAAACTCTTCATCAG CCTGTGAAATGCTGTTAACCGAAAAGACAGTAACACTAAAGCTAAAGGACATAAATGAAGAAGCTACGGTGAACTTCAAAACTGAAGTACCAGTAGATGAGCCAATAGATGAGCCTTTTCCAGTGCCAGCCGCGGATAAATATATGGAAAAAGCACAAGAG ATCCCAATAACAGTGAGTGCGGTTGTGGATGTCAAGAAGTATGACCCTCATCTTGCTAATGAACTCCTGAGGAAATTCAGACAACACATTACACAGGATAGTATTCTCACTGTGAGCGGGACCTTTGAAAAGGTGGAAGAATTTTACAAGGAATTCCGTCAAGTTGTTGGACAGCCAATAACAAGTAATACCCACACTGTGTCTGAACACACCAACCCCGACCAGATGGAGACCAGTAGAGAGATTAGTAGCGAGACTTTGAGGGTGCCACTGTATCAGTATTGGTACTTGAATCACATGCACAGGAAGGAAATAGAAAGTATTGAAGAGAAACATGGAGTGACGATCacagctgatgtgtgtgtttcagttgaAGAGACTACTGGAGCCAACAGCAAGTCAGTCACAAATGCCTCTCAGGAATTTCAAGAAATGTTCCTGAAATGCGCTGCTGATATTGTTAGTGTCCCAGTACCAAGTGTGGTTGATTTGGTAAAGGAGATTCAGAGCTTGGATGACAAACTCATGCTTAATACCTCTGCCCAGAACGGGAAACTAGTAGGGCCACGTAATCATGTAGCCATAGCACAGAGAGAGTTGAATCTGATGGATTACAAGGATGATCCAAGATCAAAGAGATCTGAGAGTGCACGGCAGGACACAGCTCAAAACATGAATCTCCGTGAGAGATGGGATGCACCCAAAGTAATTGAGATGAACATCAAGGACCCTCTATTATCCAAAGGGCTGCACATTACGAATGGCTGTTTGGAGCTCATGAAGAAAGCTTTCAAGAAGCAAATTAAAGATATTGAGAATAAATTTGGTGTTGACTTCCAGGAAAAGAAGACCGATGAAGATGTAACTATCACAGCTCAGACCAGGGGGAATCAAATAGTCAATCTGGAAATGAATGCCCTCAGGGCACTGATGTCTCTTTATCAAAAAGCGTTCACGACAACTATGTACTGTCCTTTGCAAAACGCATCTCACAACCAAACAGAGATGGTAAAGAAGCATCTCAGCGACATCCGGGAACAAAATTCATCTCTTGTTGTTGCAGATGGATTACCGAGTGGAGTCTGGATGATGATTGGCCTTCCAGATCATCTACGTTTTGCAGTAAGTGAAATCGAGAAGAGGCTACCTGGACCTGTCTTTGATGAAAAACACAAGGACATGATTGGATATGAGCGAGGTATCGAGTTTTTGAGACCGTATGTTGATGGCCTAGCATGGGAAGCTGTGAAAGGGAATGAAGAAATGGAGTGGGAACATGGAGCAGCAGGTGGGGAAGGAGTTTATGAGAAAATGGGAGAGCAAGGAGGAGCAGGATGGAAAGCAAATAGGGGATTTGAGGGTGGTGCAGAAGGATATGGATCATCAGTGTATGGAGCAACCAGTACTGGTCTATATGGAGAAGAGGAACGAAAACTAGGATCACCTGGGCGGAAGGCAGCAAATGGATATGAAGGACAAGAACAGAGGGAGACAGGTTCAAGAGAAGGACCAAATGGTAATCACAAAGGACTATCTGGAGGAAAAGATGGAAGTGGACCCTCAGAGGACGAGACCTGCCCTATCTGTATGGACGAGTTTACCGACAAAGAGAAGCTGTCGTGTGGCCATGCTTTCTGTAAGGACTGCCTTAGACAGTCAGTGGAAAGCATGGGTGCCAGCTGCCCGGTGTGTAAGAAGGTGTTTGGAAAGATTGTGGGAGACCAGCCAAATGGAACGATGACACACTATACACAGAGTCTATCCCTTCCTGGGTTTAAACGATGTGGCAGCATAGTCATTAACTATCAAATTCCCAGTGGCATTCAGTCG AACAAACATCCCAAGCCAGGTAAACCATTCCAAGGTACACATAGAACAGCTTACTTGCCAGACAacagggaagggagggaggtaCTGGCACTCCTGAAGAAGGCCTTTGACCAGAGGTTGATATTTACAGTGGGCACCTCACGCACCAGTGGCACGGATGACTGTGTGACCTGGAACGACGTCCATCATAAAACCAACATCCATGGAGGAGCACAAAG TTTTGGCTACCCGGATGATGACTACCTGAAGAGAGTGCGAGATGAACTCAAAGCCAAAGGCATCGAGTGA
- the LOC121707133 gene encoding uncharacterized protein LOC121707133 isoform X5, translating to MFGQSSRDSPQQAPLTQGNSSHPSTYRETTSSVPKKFTEPPGMTTNTLEQIPRAQEQYGQMSQQSPFGQGSQDQDEMKPSEDLMQQSPPQDVAAVLVQIKCKLKERSQKWQMSLQKALQTFCSKLPGNVEICRLHILDTISEPFSAKIIVNSSSACEMLLTEKTVTLKLKDINEEATVNFKTEVPVDEPIDEPFPVPAADKYMEKAQEIPITVSAVVDVKKYDPHLANELLRKFRQHITQDSILTVSGTFEKVEEFYKEFRQVVGQPITSNTHTVSEHTNPDQMETSREISSETLRVPLYQYWYLNHMHRKEIESIEEKHGVTITADVCVSVEETTGANSKSVTNASQEFQEMFLKCAADIVSVPVPSVVDLVKEIQSLDDKLMLNTSAQNGKLVGPRNHVAIAQRELNLMDYKDDPRSKRSESARQDTAQNMNLRERWDAPKVIEMNIKDPLLSKGLHITNGCLELMKKAFKKQIKDIENKFGVDFQEKKTDEDVTITAQTRGNQIVNLEMNALRALMSLYQKAFTTTMYCPLQNASHNQTEMVKKHLSDIREQNSSLVVADGLPSGVWMMIGLPDHLRFAVSEIEKRLPGPVFDEKHKDMIGYERGIEFLRPYVDGLAWEAVKGNEEMEWEHGAAGGEGVYEKMGEQGGAGWKANRGFEGGAEGYGSSVYGATSTGLYGEEERKLGSPGRKAANGYEGQEQRETGSREGPNGNHKGLSGGKDGSGPSEDETCPICMDEFTDKEKLSCGHAFCKDCLRQSVESMGASCPVCKKVFGKIVGDQPNGTMTHYTQSLSLPGFKRCGSIVINYQIPSGIQSNKHPKPGKPFQGTHRTAYLPDNREGREVLALLKKAFDQRLIFTVGTSRTSGTDDCVTWNDVHHKTNIHGGAQSFGYPDDDYLKRVRDELKAKGIE from the exons CAACAGGCCCCCTTGACCCAAGGAAATTCCAGTCATCCTTCCACATATAGAGAAACAACAAGTTCAGTCCCAAAGAAATTCACTGAG CCTCCAGGAATGACAACAAATACCCTGGAACAAATACCAAGAGCACAAGAACAGTATGGCCAGATGTCACAACAGAGTCCCTTTGGCCAAGGTTCCCAAGATCAGGATGAAATG AAACCATCAGAGGATCTGATGCAGCAGTCTCCCCCCCAAGATGTTGCAGCGGTCCTTGTGCAAATAAAATGCAAACTAAAAGAACGGTCACAAAAATGGCAAATGAGTTTACAGAAGGCCCTCCAGACATTTTGCAGTAAACTTCCTGGGAATGTTGAGATTTGCCGCCTACACATTTTGGACACCATTTCAGAACCATTTTCAGCAAAGATTATCGTAAACTCTTCATCAG CCTGTGAAATGCTGTTAACCGAAAAGACAGTAACACTAAAGCTAAAGGACATAAATGAAGAAGCTACGGTGAACTTCAAAACTGAAGTACCAGTAGATGAGCCAATAGATGAGCCTTTTCCAGTGCCAGCCGCGGATAAATATATGGAAAAAGCACAAGAG ATCCCAATAACAGTGAGTGCGGTTGTGGATGTCAAGAAGTATGACCCTCATCTTGCTAATGAACTCCTGAGGAAATTCAGACAACACATTACACAGGATAGTATTCTCACTGTGAGCGGGACCTTTGAAAAGGTGGAAGAATTTTACAAGGAATTCCGTCAAGTTGTTGGACAGCCAATAACAAGTAATACCCACACTGTGTCTGAACACACCAACCCCGACCAGATGGAGACCAGTAGAGAGATTAGTAGCGAGACTTTGAGGGTGCCACTGTATCAGTATTGGTACTTGAATCACATGCACAGGAAGGAAATAGAAAGTATTGAAGAGAAACATGGAGTGACGATCacagctgatgtgtgtgtttcagttgaAGAGACTACTGGAGCCAACAGCAAGTCAGTCACAAATGCCTCTCAGGAATTTCAAGAAATGTTCCTGAAATGCGCTGCTGATATTGTTAGTGTCCCAGTACCAAGTGTGGTTGATTTGGTAAAGGAGATTCAGAGCTTGGATGACAAACTCATGCTTAATACCTCTGCCCAGAACGGGAAACTAGTAGGGCCACGTAATCATGTAGCCATAGCACAGAGAGAGTTGAATCTGATGGATTACAAGGATGATCCAAGATCAAAGAGATCTGAGAGTGCACGGCAGGACACAGCTCAAAACATGAATCTCCGTGAGAGATGGGATGCACCCAAAGTAATTGAGATGAACATCAAGGACCCTCTATTATCCAAAGGGCTGCACATTACGAATGGCTGTTTGGAGCTCATGAAGAAAGCTTTCAAGAAGCAAATTAAAGATATTGAGAATAAATTTGGTGTTGACTTCCAGGAAAAGAAGACCGATGAAGATGTAACTATCACAGCTCAGACCAGGGGGAATCAAATAGTCAATCTGGAAATGAATGCCCTCAGGGCACTGATGTCTCTTTATCAAAAAGCGTTCACGACAACTATGTACTGTCCTTTGCAAAACGCATCTCACAACCAAACAGAGATGGTAAAGAAGCATCTCAGCGACATCCGGGAACAAAATTCATCTCTTGTTGTTGCAGATGGATTACCGAGTGGAGTCTGGATGATGATTGGCCTTCCAGATCATCTACGTTTTGCAGTAAGTGAAATCGAGAAGAGGCTACCTGGACCTGTCTTTGATGAAAAACACAAGGACATGATTGGATATGAGCGAGGTATCGAGTTTTTGAGACCGTATGTTGATGGCCTAGCATGGGAAGCTGTGAAAGGGAATGAAGAAATGGAGTGGGAACATGGAGCAGCAGGTGGGGAAGGAGTTTATGAGAAAATGGGAGAGCAAGGAGGAGCAGGATGGAAAGCAAATAGGGGATTTGAGGGTGGTGCAGAAGGATATGGATCATCAGTGTATGGAGCAACCAGTACTGGTCTATATGGAGAAGAGGAACGAAAACTAGGATCACCTGGGCGGAAGGCAGCAAATGGATATGAAGGACAAGAACAGAGGGAGACAGGTTCAAGAGAAGGACCAAATGGTAATCACAAAGGACTATCTGGAGGAAAAGATGGAAGTGGACCCTCAGAGGACGAGACCTGCCCTATCTGTATGGACGAGTTTACCGACAAAGAGAAGCTGTCGTGTGGCCATGCTTTCTGTAAGGACTGCCTTAGACAGTCAGTGGAAAGCATGGGTGCCAGCTGCCCGGTGTGTAAGAAGGTGTTTGGAAAGATTGTGGGAGACCAGCCAAATGGAACGATGACACACTATACACAGAGTCTATCCCTTCCTGGGTTTAAACGATGTGGCAGCATAGTCATTAACTATCAAATTCCCAGTGGCATTCAGTCG AACAAACATCCCAAGCCAGGTAAACCATTCCAAGGTACACATAGAACAGCTTACTTGCCAGACAacagggaagggagggaggtaCTGGCACTCCTGAAGAAGGCCTTTGACCAGAGGTTGATATTTACAGTGGGCACCTCACGCACCAGTGGCACGGATGACTGTGTGACCTGGAACGACGTCCATCATAAAACCAACATCCATGGAGGAGCACAAAG TTTTGGCTACCCGGATGATGACTACCTGAAGAGAGTGCGAGATGAACTCAAAGCCAAAGGCATCGAGTGA